In Necator americanus strain Aroian chromosome IV, whole genome shotgun sequence, the following proteins share a genomic window:
- a CDS encoding hypothetical protein (NECATOR_CHRIV.G16012.T1): MLVLGLGEVAALLCAVLYFVYKFYSITLAFSLLCLFLGVSFSYLAYGKTYWRRQAIPGPAANILTGNAKEYAKGLHTIDERWIAKYGKTYGMFLMSSPELVSIDLDILRTVLVKEFDHFTDRTGFFKVLKEIFIKNLLNVDPSDQKSLLATSLVSLKGLYWSNMTPIFNECAEICLKILDEYEANGQPVPVRDVITRLTLDMTAKCAFGYDFNVQHNSSSPFIQFARKFSEFDLRSPEVTFVILFPNIAAAFQKITGVSVLNNAANKFFLSVLEKLFEERKERSDSIHSDFFQILLNSLVEDDKERVRDEEIEFDLQRTSKVLTKGDILGQAFMFVLAGFETTPAALHLAVYMLAVHQDIQQRCREEIQAVCKNQTDITPEMLNELKYLDQCIAETLRMYPPVVRTNRLCTSDVTINGIKMKKGCIFTLPIRAIHYCEEYYPSPKMFDPERWTIENRSTRDHLTYVPFGYGPRNCIGMRVAQMQMKVALAHILRRYELRPGEVLDLPLQINTVGSMRTVEELSVILTRI, translated from the exons CTACCTAGCTTATGGAAAGACCTACTGGCGCAGACAAGCGATTCCCGGTCCAGCCGCTAATATTCTTACCGGGAATGCTAAAGAATACGCGAAAGGACTTCACACCATAGATGAGAGATGGATTGCAAAATACGGGAAAACCTACGG GATGTTTCTAATGTCTTCACCTGAACTCGTATCTATTGATCTCGACATACTTCGCACCGTGCTGGTCAAGGAATTTGATCATTTTACGGACAGAACT gggtttttcaaggttttgaaggaaattttcatTAAGAACTTGCTCAATGTGGATCCGTCAGATCAGAAATCTCTACTGGCCACTTCGCTGGTTTCATTGAAAGGATTGTACTGGTCGAAT ATGACACCAATTTTTAATGAGTGCGCAGAAATTTGTCTAAAAATTCTGGACGAATACGAGGCAAATGGACAACCAGTTCCAGTACGAGA TGTCATAACTCGTCTCACACTTGATATGACTGCAAAATGCGCTTTCGGGTACGATTTCAACGTCCAACATAACTCATCATCGCCTTTCATTCAGTTTGCCAGAAAATTCTCCGAGTTTGATCTTCGCTCACCCGAAGTGACATTTGTTA TTCTCTTCCCAAACATCGCTGCCGCCTTTCAAAAGATTACCGGCGTGTCTGTGCTCAACAATGCTGCAAATAAGTTCTTCCTTAGCGTTCTCGAGAAACTTTTTGAGGAGAGGAAAGAACGTAGTGATTCG ATCCACAgcgacttttttcaaattctactTAACAGTCTTGTCGAGGATGACAAGGAAAGGGTAAGAGACGAAGAGATAGAGTTTGATCTCCAACGCACAAGCAAAGTGTTGACAAAAGGAGACATTCTTGGTCAG GCTTTCATGTTTGTTTTGGCTGGATTCGAGACTACACCAGCTGCTCTTCACCTAGCCGTCTACATGCTGGCAGTACACCAAGACATCCAGCAACGTTGCAGAGAAGAAATTCAAGCGGTTTGCAAAAACCAG acTGATATCACACCCGAAATGTTGAATGAATTGAAGTATTTGGATCAATGCATTGCTGAAACATTGCGGATGTATCCACCAGTTGTAAG AACAAACCGCCTCTGTACAAGCGATGTTACAATcaatggaataaaaatgaagaaaggatgtaTTTTTACTCTTCCAATACGAGCAATTCATTACTGCGAAGAGTATTATCCATCTCCAAAGATGTTCGACCCGGAGAG ATGGACAATAGAGAATCGTTCGACTCGAGATCACCTGACATACGTCCCATTTGGTTATGGACCAAGAAATTGTATAGGAATGAGAGTTGCGCAGATGCAAATGAAGGTGGCACTGGCGCATATTTTGAGGAGATACGAACTGCGACCTGGTGAAGTGCTC GATCTACCTCTTCAAATCAACACTGTGGGCAGCATGAGAACAGTGGAAGAGCTAAGTGTTATACTTACCAGGATTTGA
- a CDS encoding hypothetical protein (NECATOR_CHRIV.G16012.T2), which yields MLVLGLGEVAALLCAVLYFVYKFYSITLAFSLLCLFLGVSFSYLAYGKTYWRRQAIPGPAANILTGNAKEYAKGLHTIDERWIAKYGKTYGMFLMSSPELVSIDLDILRTVLVKEFDHFTDRTNLLNVDPSDQKSLLATSLVSLKGLYWSNVRSHVAPAFSTGKIKMMTPIFNECAEICLKILDEYEANGQPVPVRDVITRLTLDMTAKCAFGYDFNVQHNSSSPFIQFARKFSEFDLRSPEVTFVILFPNIAAAFQKITGVSVLNNAANKFFLSVLEKLFEERKERSDSIHSDFFQILLNSLVEDDKERVRDEEIEFDLQRTSKVLTKGDILGQAFMFVLAGFETTPAALHLAVYMLAVHQDIQQRCREEIQAVCKNQTDITPEMLNELKYLDQCIAETLRMYPPVVRTNRLCTSDVTINGIKMKKGCIFTLPIRAIHYCEEYYPSPKMFDPERWTIENRSTRDHLTYVPFGYGPRNCIGMRVAQMQMKVALAHILRRYELRPGEVLDLPLQINTVGSMRTVEELSVILTRI from the exons CTACCTAGCTTATGGAAAGACCTACTGGCGCAGACAAGCGATTCCCGGTCCAGCCGCTAATATTCTTACCGGGAATGCTAAAGAATACGCGAAAGGACTTCACACCATAGATGAGAGATGGATTGCAAAATACGGGAAAACCTACGG GATGTTTCTAATGTCTTCACCTGAACTCGTATCTATTGATCTCGACATACTTCGCACCGTGCTGGTCAAGGAATTTGATCATTTTACGGACAGAACT AACTTGCTCAATGTGGATCCGTCAGATCAGAAATCTCTACTGGCCACTTCGCTGGTTTCATTGAAAGGATTGTACTGGTCGAATGTACGCAGCCACGTGGCTCCAGCTTTCTCTACGGGGAAGATAAAAATG ATGACACCAATTTTTAATGAGTGCGCAGAAATTTGTCTAAAAATTCTGGACGAATACGAGGCAAATGGACAACCAGTTCCAGTACGAGA TGTCATAACTCGTCTCACACTTGATATGACTGCAAAATGCGCTTTCGGGTACGATTTCAACGTCCAACATAACTCATCATCGCCTTTCATTCAGTTTGCCAGAAAATTCTCCGAGTTTGATCTTCGCTCACCCGAAGTGACATTTGTTA TTCTCTTCCCAAACATCGCTGCCGCCTTTCAAAAGATTACCGGCGTGTCTGTGCTCAACAATGCTGCAAATAAGTTCTTCCTTAGCGTTCTCGAGAAACTTTTTGAGGAGAGGAAAGAACGTAGTGATTCG ATCCACAgcgacttttttcaaattctactTAACAGTCTTGTCGAGGATGACAAGGAAAGGGTAAGAGACGAAGAGATAGAGTTTGATCTCCAACGCACAAGCAAAGTGTTGACAAAAGGAGACATTCTTGGTCAG GCTTTCATGTTTGTTTTGGCTGGATTCGAGACTACACCAGCTGCTCTTCACCTAGCCGTCTACATGCTGGCAGTACACCAAGACATCCAGCAACGTTGCAGAGAAGAAATTCAAGCGGTTTGCAAAAACCAG acTGATATCACACCCGAAATGTTGAATGAATTGAAGTATTTGGATCAATGCATTGCTGAAACATTGCGGATGTATCCACCAGTTGTAAG AACAAACCGCCTCTGTACAAGCGATGTTACAATcaatggaataaaaatgaagaaaggatgtaTTTTTACTCTTCCAATACGAGCAATTCATTACTGCGAAGAGTATTATCCATCTCCAAAGATGTTCGACCCGGAGAG ATGGACAATAGAGAATCGTTCGACTCGAGATCACCTGACATACGTCCCATTTGGTTATGGACCAAGAAATTGTATAGGAATGAGAGTTGCGCAGATGCAAATGAAGGTGGCACTGGCGCATATTTTGAGGAGATACGAACTGCGACCTGGTGAAGTGCTC GATCTACCTCTTCAAATCAACACTGTGGGCAGCATGAGAACAGTGGAAGAGCTAAGTGTTATACTTACCAGGATTTGA